TCAGGCGTTCTCCTGTTCTTTTTTCATCAGGCTTTTAATATGTGCTTTCGGCTCCCAGCAGTTAAACTTATAATCAGGACGGGTTTCAAAGCCCAGTCGCCTGCATTTGTAGTAAACCCTCCCGGGGATTTTGATTACCTGGAAGTGACTGCAGGTCGCGCAGCAGTGATAATCTTTCATAATGGATCATACTCCCCATTGGTGTAGTCTGACTTTATTGTATATTCTGAATCTGTGCAAATCAATAATTTGAGGATGTGAATCTGATTGAAATACATTTCACTATGCCCTAGTAACACAGAGCTTCTCCATTACCTTGATCTTATCCCAAACGTTGCAGGTGTTGATGACTTTTCCGACTGGCCGGATACAATTAAGGAGCTTCCAAGACTCGGACCTGACCTTAATATTAACATGGATAAACTCGAATCTCTCAAACCGGATCTTGTTTTTGCTTCGTTATCTGTTCCGGGTATGGAAAAAAACATTGAAGAACTGAACATGCGCAATATCCCTTATGTGATCGTTCCCAATCCCCGCACTCTGAAGGAGGTTGCTGATGCAATCAGGTTTGTCGGACGAGAATCAGGGCGGACAGAAAAAGCAGAAGAGCTGGCTGAGAAGTTTAATGAGATCCTTCACCAATACGAGTCAATCAGCAGAGAAATCAATTATACATACTCAATCTACTGGGAATGGTGGCCAAAGCCCGTATTTACACCAGGTCATCATAACTGGCTGACTGAAATAAGCAGACTTGCAGGTGGGGAAAATGTTTTTTCAGACAAAGAAACAGAGAGTGTTCAAACGGAATGGACAGACGTTTTAAAACGGGACCCGGATGTCGTTGCTGTAGTATGGGTCGGGGTACAGCAAAGTAAAGTGAACAAAAACGTTATTCTGAAACGCCCGGGTTGGAATGACATGAATGCAATCAAGTATAAACGTCTGTTCGTCCTTGATGAACCTTTGTTCTGCCGTCCGTCTCCCAGACTCCTCCTTGGCCTGAGTAAGCTTGCGAGTATCCTTCATCCTGAGAAGTATCCTCTGTATACAGGGGAAGATCTGCTTTTAAAGTAAGACTGTAACAGGGGTCTTTTTTGATTTACCAAGAGTGGTGAATGAATCGACAATCAAAAAAAGAGAGCAGGAGGGATTGGATGTCTTTAAAAAGACTGGTTATTGCAGGGACGGAAAGCGGGGTTGGAAAAACGACAGTAACAATTGGCTTAATGGCGGCTTTTATTAAAAGGGGATATAAAGTACAGGGCTTTAAATGCGGTCCTGACTTCATTGATCCTTCCTTTCATACCGCTGTTACCGGACGTGCCTCCCGAAATCTGGACAGCTGGATGCTTACAGATGAGACCATTAAAGAGACACTCAGCCGGGAAAGCCGGAGTTCAGATATCTCCATCATTGAAGGCGTAATGGGGATGTTTGATGGGGTAATGCCGGACTCTGACAAAGGGAGTTCCGCTCACATTGCTTCTATTACAAACTCACCGGTTTTACTCGTCGTTGACTGTGCTGCTCAGGCGAGAAGTGCTGCAGCAGTCGTAAGGGGATTTCAAGTCTTTTCTTCAGATACTGAAATTGTCGGCGTCGTCGCCAACCGTGTAGGGAGTGAAGGCCATTTCAGGCTGATTCAGTCAGCTGTCGAAAAAGAATGCGGCATTCCTGTAGTGGGCTACCTCACAGTAAGTATGAATGTTAACCTTCCTGAAAGACATCTCGGGCTTATTCCCGCAAGTGAG
This DNA window, taken from Alteribacter keqinensis, encodes the following:
- a CDS encoding cobalamin-binding protein, whose amino-acid sequence is MKYISLCPSNTELLHYLDLIPNVAGVDDFSDWPDTIKELPRLGPDLNINMDKLESLKPDLVFASLSVPGMEKNIEELNMRNIPYVIVPNPRTLKEVADAIRFVGRESGRTEKAEELAEKFNEILHQYESISREINYTYSIYWEWWPKPVFTPGHHNWLTEISRLAGGENVFSDKETESVQTEWTDVLKRDPDVVAVVWVGVQQSKVNKNVILKRPGWNDMNAIKYKRLFVLDEPLFCRPSPRLLLGLSKLASILHPEKYPLYTGEDLLLK